In Phycisphaeraceae bacterium, one genomic interval encodes:
- a CDS encoding VCBS repeat-containing protein: protein TSIDYVHAFHVVDINRDGKLDIVFAEMAQSTRKRVGIYAGDGTGGSWTLQVIATTGSHNIRLGDLGRDGDLDILGVNWQGPPVEIWINRLDPVVCHGDWDQSGSVDTSDVAIYVVAWLDSISAGSDEADMDGDGDVTPSDLAIFIGIWHDDLAGQCGSS, encoded by the coding sequence ACGTCGATCGACTACGTGCACGCGTTCCACGTGGTGGACATCAACCGCGACGGGAAGCTGGACATCGTGTTCGCCGAGATGGCGCAGTCGACCCGCAAGCGGGTGGGGATCTACGCGGGCGACGGGACGGGCGGCTCGTGGACGCTGCAGGTGATCGCGACGACCGGCTCGCACAACATCCGCCTGGGCGACCTGGGCCGCGACGGCGACCTGGACATCCTGGGCGTGAACTGGCAGGGGCCCCCGGTCGAGATCTGGATCAACCGCCTGGACCCCGTGGTCTGCCACGGCGACTGGGACCAGAGCGGGAGTGTTGATACCTCTGATGTGGCGATCTATGTCGTTGCCTGGCTTGATTCCATCTCGGCCGGATCAGACGAGGCAGACATGGATGGCGATGGCGACGTGACGCCGTCAGATCTAGCCATCTTCATCGGAATCTGGCACGATGATCTGGCGGGGCAATGCGGCTCTTCGTGA
- a CDS encoding efflux transporter outer membrane subunit: MARAAFLILAVLVLQGCLVGPDYERPEITTPPGYRGDSAQGDAASIADLPWWEVYQDPTLQDLIGTAISNNYDLRIAIARIEQARAIAAQSRSELYPSIGYGAAVSSGRNEFLGSPSVTNGSSSSPFAGVLNAAWELDVWGRIRRLNEADLAELLATEEARRAVLLSLVSEVARTYFELLELDLEVQIGQATTESFGESLRIFEARLRGGTASKLETSRAEAALASAAATIPSLQRTIAFRENQLSVLLGRPPGAIERPIALSDSLVPPEVPAGLPADLLARRPDVRAAEQSLRAANARIGVAIGNYFPQIGLTAFLGKVSPELGAITGGATNAWSVAASATGPIFTAGLLEGQLQQARGAWQQSALEYELTVLNALQEVSTSLISREKLVDVRRERERSVRAYQEAVKVSTQRYVAGKSSYYEVLEAQQQLFPEQLDLARTRLDQLIAVVNLYKSLGGGWRLTTEEWGTTEPLPLPPDQRPKDEPSKAAPGDQQ, from the coding sequence ATGGCTCGGGCTGCTTTCCTTATCCTCGCGGTGCTTGTGCTCCAGGGCTGCCTGGTTGGGCCGGACTATGAACGGCCTGAGATCACCACACCGCCTGGCTACCGGGGCGACTCGGCTCAGGGCGACGCCGCGTCAATCGCGGACCTTCCGTGGTGGGAGGTGTATCAGGATCCGACGCTCCAGGATCTCATCGGCACCGCGATCAGCAATAACTACGACCTTCGAATCGCCATCGCTCGAATCGAACAGGCCAGGGCGATCGCGGCTCAGTCGCGATCGGAGCTTTACCCCTCGATTGGTTACGGCGCCGCGGTCAGCAGCGGCCGGAACGAGTTCCTCGGTTCGCCGTCGGTTACCAATGGCTCCAGCAGCTCGCCGTTTGCCGGCGTGCTTAATGCCGCCTGGGAACTCGACGTGTGGGGCAGGATCCGGCGGCTCAACGAAGCCGACCTCGCGGAGTTGCTCGCAACGGAAGAGGCCCGGCGTGCGGTGCTCCTGTCGCTGGTCAGTGAAGTAGCCCGGACCTATTTCGAGTTGCTTGAACTGGACCTGGAAGTCCAGATTGGCCAGGCCACCACTGAGTCGTTTGGCGAGAGCCTTCGCATATTTGAGGCCCGGCTTCGCGGCGGGACCGCCTCGAAGCTTGAAACCTCGCGAGCCGAAGCCGCCTTGGCGAGCGCCGCGGCAACAATCCCTAGTCTCCAACGCACGATTGCATTTCGCGAGAACCAGCTGAGCGTGCTCCTGGGCCGTCCACCCGGGGCTATCGAACGCCCAATAGCGCTGAGCGATTCCCTGGTCCCGCCCGAGGTCCCGGCGGGCCTTCCGGCAGATCTGCTGGCGCGTCGACCAGACGTGCGAGCGGCGGAGCAGAGCCTGCGAGCGGCCAACGCGCGGATCGGCGTCGCAATCGGAAACTACTTCCCACAGATCGGGCTAACGGCTTTCCTCGGAAAGGTAAGCCCCGAGCTTGGCGCCATCACCGGTGGCGCCACCAATGCGTGGTCGGTCGCAGCCTCCGCCACGGGACCGATCTTCACCGCCGGCCTTCTCGAGGGACAACTGCAGCAGGCCCGCGGGGCCTGGCAGCAGTCAGCGCTCGAGTACGAGTTGACGGTGCTCAATGCGCTGCAGGAGGTGTCTACGTCCCTGATCAGCCGCGAGAAGCTCGTGGATGTGCGCAGAGAGCGAGAACGATCGGTCCGGGCGTATCAGGAAGCCGTCAAGGTGTCGACGCAGCGGTACGTCGCCGGAAAGTCCTCCTACTACGAGGTGCTGGAGGCTCAGCAGCAACTGTTCCCCGAGCAGCTCGATCTCGCCCGTACTCGGCTGGATCAGCTTATTGCCGTCGTCAACCTCTACAAGTCGCTGGGCGGAGGGTGGAGGCTGACGACCGAGGAATGGGGCACGACCGAACCGCTCCCGCTGCCGCCCGATCAGCGGCCCAAGGACGAACCGTCGAAGGCCGCACCCGGCGACCAGCAGTAG